In Nostoc sp. GT001, a genomic segment contains:
- a CDS encoding TIGR03643 family protein, whose protein sequence is MKLPNLDSETIDRIIEMAWEDRTPFDAIEAQFGLLEKQVIALMRREMKESSFKMWRERVTKRNTKHLSQREFIAGRFKSHNQKT, encoded by the coding sequence ATGAAGCTCCCTAATCTAGATTCGGAAACCATCGATCGCATCATTGAAATGGCATGGGAAGATAGAACACCTTTTGATGCTATCGAGGCTCAGTTTGGGCTACTGGAGAAACAGGTAATCGCCCTAATGAGGCGCGAAATGAAAGAATCTAGTTTTAAGATGTGGCGAGAGCGAGTCACCAAACGCAATACAAAGCATTTATCTCAGCGAGAATTTATTGCAGGTCGCTTTAAATCGCATAATCAAAAAACGTAA